In Oryza brachyantha chromosome 1, ObraRS2, whole genome shotgun sequence, the following are encoded in one genomic region:
- the LOC102704858 gene encoding protein trichome birefringence-like 38 produces the protein MAPKQRLPFRRRRLFLLLAAAALACSLLAGAAAASVVETLGVRRHGSPKHNTTRQHGGGGRGSAWSGLASCNMFQGSWVYDDSLPMYDTAGCPFVEAEFDCQKYGRPDKLYLKYRWRPTSCELPRFNGLDFLSKWRGKKILFVGDSISLNQWESLACMLHAAAPSSRTTYSRGTPLSTVTFQDYGVSVAYYRSTYLVDIVDESIGRVLKLGSISGDPWLGADMLIFNTWHWWTHTGRDQPWDYVQDGGQVMKDMDRLTAFSKGMSTWARWVDSNVDTSKTRVYFQGISPTHYNGADWGEGSRSCAQQTQPVAGSTYPAGPLPAQSAVRSALAGMSKPVFLLDITLLSQLRRDGHPAGYSGGHPGNDCSHWCLAGVPDAWNQILYASLLA, from the exons ATGGCGCCCAAACAGCGGTTGCcattccgccgccgccgcctgtttctgctcctcgccgcggccgccctcGCGTGCTCGTTGctcgcgggcgccgccgcggcgagcgtgGTCGAGACGCTCGGCGTCCGGCGGCACGGCAGCCCGAAGCACAACACCACGCGGCAgcacggaggcggcggccgcggctccGCCTGGAGCGGGCTGGCGTCGTGCAACATGTTCCAGGGCAGCTGGGTGTACGACGACTCGCTGCCGATGTACGACACGGCGGGCTGCCCCTTCGTGGAGGCGGAGTTCGACTGCCAGAAGTACGGCCGCCCCGACAAGCTCTACCTCAAATACCGGTGGCGCCCCACCTCCTGCGAGCTCCCGAG GTTCAACGGGCTAGATTTCCTTAGCAAATGGAGGGGGAAGAAGATACTGTTCGTGGGGGACTCCATCAGCCTGAACCAGTGGGAGTCGCTGGCGTGCATGCTGCACGCGGCCGCGCCGTCCTCCAGGACCACCTACAGCAGGGGCACCCCGCTCTCCACCGTCACTTTCCAG GACTACGGGGTGTCGGTGGCGTACTACCGGAGCACCTACCTGGTGGACATCGTCGACGAGTCCATCGGCCGCGTGCTGAAGCTCGGCTCCATCTCCGGCGACCCGTGGCTCGGCGCCGACATGCTCATCTTCAACACCTGGCACTGGTGGACCCACACCGGCAGAGACCAGCC GTGGGACTATGTGCAAGATGGCGGCCAGGTGATGAAGGACATGGACCGTCTCACGGCCTTCTCCAAGGGGATGTCTACATGGGCCAGATGGGTCGACTCGAACGTGGACACATCCAAGACCAGGGTCTACTTCCAGGGCATCTCTCCGACCCACTACAA CGGAGCGGACTGGGGGGAAGGGTCGAGGAGCTGCGCGCAGCAGACGCAGCCGGTGGCGGGGTCGACGTACCCGGCGGGGCCGTTGCCGGCGCAGAGCGCGGTGAGGAGCGCGCTCGCCGGCATGTCGAAGCCGGTGTTCCTGCTCGACATCACGCTCCTGTCGCAGCTGAGGAGGGACGGGCACCCTGCGGGGTACAGCGGCGGCCACCCGGGCAACGACTGCAGCCACTGGTGCCTCGCCGGCGTGCCGGACGCGTGGAACCAGATCCTCTACGCCTCGCTCCTTGCATAG
- the LOC102705128 gene encoding phospholipase A1-II 4 codes for MSTAAPRSIAKRWRELHGEDHWKGLLDPLDVDLRRSIIGYGELAQATNDAFIRETWSPHAGACRYSRDRFLEKAEASDQVAGLYEVTAFFYATAGAGGVPALFVARESNWMGYVAAATDAGVAALGRRDVVVAWRGTVRPMEWLNDLDCTLVSAAGVLGAGGRSPSPAPRVHRGWLSIYTTSDPASKYSKLSAREQIWHEIKRLMDKYKDEETSITVVGHSLGAAVATLTAADIVSNGLNRRGSDDQCPACPVTAVAIACPRVGDSGFKKLFDDLPGLRMLRVRNWPDVVPRYPPMGYADVGVELPIDTGRSPYLKSPGNQAVWHSLECYLHGVAGAQGKRGGFKLEVDRDVALVNKNVDALKDEYHVPPSWSVQRNTGMARGADGHWKLMDYEGEGSGSNN; via the exons ATGTCAACCGCTGCGCCGAGGAGCATCGCCAAGCGATGGAGGGAGCTCCACGGCGAGGACCATTGGAAGGGCCTCCTGGACCCTCTCGACGTCGACCTCCGGCGCAGCATCATCGGCTACGGCGAGCTGGCGCAGGCCACCAACGACGCGTTCATCCGCGAGACATGGTCGCCGCACGCCGGCGCGTGCCGGTACAGCCGCGACAGGTTCTTGGAGAAGGCGGAGGCGTCGGACCAGGTGGCCGGCCTGTACGAGGTGACCGCCTTCTTCTACGCcacggcgggcgccggcggcgtgccggCGCTGTTCGTGGCGAGGGAGTCAAACTGGATGGGGTACGTGGCCGCGGCGACGGACGCCGGGGTGGCCGCGCTGGGCAGGCGCGACGTGGTGGTCGCGTGGCGCGGCACCGTCCGGCCCATGGAATGGCTCAACGACCTCGACTGCACGCTCGTGTCCGCGGCCGGCgtgctcggcgccggcggccggtcgccgtcgccggcgccgagggtGCACAGGGGGTGGCTGTCCATCTACACCACGAGCGACCCGGCGTCCAAGTACAGCAAGCTCAGCGCCAGGGAGCAG ATTTGGCATGAGATCAAGAGGCTAATGGACAAGTACAAAGACGAGGAGACGAGCATCACCGTCGTCGGACACAGCCTCGGAGCCGCCGTCGCGAcgctcaccgccgccgacatcGTCTCCAACGGCCTGAACCGTCGCGGCTCCGACGACCAGTGCCCCGCCTGCCCCGTCACAGCGGTCGCCATCGCCTGCCCCCGCGTCGGGGACTCCGGCTTCAAGAAGCTCTTCGACGATCTCCCCGGCCTGCGCATGCTCCGCGTCCGCAACTGGCCCGACGTCGTGCCGAGGTACCCGCCGATGGGGTACGCGGACGTCGGCGTCGAGCTGCCCATCGACACGGGGAGGTCGCCGTACCTCAAGTCGCCGGGGAACCAGGCGGTGTGGCACAGCCTCGAGTGCTACCTGCACGGCGTCGCCGGGGCGCAGGGGAAGCGGGGCGGGTTCAAGCTGGAGGTCGACCGGGACGTGGCGCTGGTGAACAAGAACGTGGACGCGCTCAAGGACGAGTACCACGTCCCGCCGTCGTGGAGCGTGCAGAGGAACACGGGCATGGCGAGGGGCGCCGATGGGCACTGGAAGTTGATGGATTACGAGGGAGAAGGAAGTGGATCCAACAATTGA